From a single Gimesia fumaroli genomic region:
- a CDS encoding AAA family ATPase encodes MTDQNDVSAEVLENTRFIQDVRDQVATVVVGQDEVVERLLISLFTGGHILLQGVPGLAKTLLVSVLSKSIELDFSRIQFTIDLLPSDILGSQILDQKSNEFVTRTGPIFTNLLLADEINRAAPKVQGALLEAMQERKVTIGNETLSLPAPFLVIATQNPVEQAGTFELPEAQLDRFMLCHRLNYPEPSEEREVLKRNMALGIRKEDRGAVVNTEFDVMQHKPVGSSEDLVRCMQAVNDIHVSDTFLEHVIEVINRTRNHPNIELGCSPRGGIALIKASRARALINGRNYVIPEDLFVLAEDVILHRIRLNYEALADGLTGQAVLQDMLRDLGATPSQISQEA; translated from the coding sequence ATGACTGATCAAAACGACGTCTCTGCTGAAGTTCTCGAAAATACCCGTTTTATTCAGGATGTGCGTGATCAGGTCGCGACTGTGGTGGTCGGACAGGATGAGGTCGTCGAACGATTGCTGATTTCCCTGTTCACGGGCGGCCACATTCTATTACAGGGAGTGCCCGGACTGGCCAAGACGCTGCTGGTTTCAGTGTTGTCTAAATCAATTGAGCTCGATTTTTCCCGGATTCAGTTTACGATCGATCTGTTGCCCTCTGATATTCTGGGCTCACAAATTCTGGATCAGAAATCCAATGAATTCGTCACCCGCACCGGGCCGATCTTTACCAACCTGTTACTGGCGGATGAAATCAACCGCGCCGCACCGAAAGTGCAGGGGGCGCTCCTGGAAGCGATGCAGGAGCGGAAAGTGACGATTGGGAACGAGACGCTGTCCCTGCCCGCTCCGTTCCTGGTGATCGCGACACAGAACCCGGTAGAACAGGCTGGTACCTTCGAACTGCCGGAAGCACAGCTCGACCGGTTCATGCTCTGTCACCGGTTGAATTATCCGGAGCCTTCCGAAGAGCGCGAAGTTTTGAAACGCAACATGGCACTCGGTATTCGTAAAGAAGACCGGGGGGCGGTCGTGAATACAGAGTTTGACGTGATGCAACACAAACCGGTTGGCTCCTCGGAAGATCTGGTACGCTGTATGCAGGCGGTGAACGACATTCATGTCAGCGATACGTTTCTGGAACATGTGATTGAGGTGATTAACCGGACACGAAATCATCCGAATATTGAACTGGGCTGCAGTCCTCGCGGCGGGATTGCCTTGATCAAAGCCTCACGGGCGCGGGCATTGATCAATGGTCGTAATTATGTCATCCCCGAAGATTTGTTTGTGCTGGCGGAAGACGTCATTCTGCATCGCATCCGGTTGAATTACGAAGCATTGGCCGACGGTCTGACCGGTCAGGCAGTTCTACAGGATATGCTGCGTGATCTGGGCGCTACGCCTTCCCAGATTTCCCAGGAGGCTTAG
- a CDS encoding DNA/RNA non-specific endonuclease, producing MDYTSIHPSSINLAHLIDLHLWRGAPQNLDETRPIEILVNHGYVVGFSSDRLQPAWSAYRVAHADEDVDYDRPLSYYDDMRLSEEYRIGRKTFGRIGGIQLNVGHMTPNEVINRQFGRLAQLETFLMSNMSPQYASLNSGVWLKLETAIREIKDEQGKDHLWAIMGPVFGDNPPLINRGQGKHLPVPEHYFCLVVDPQIYPYDTLSKVAIDCFLIPQTAPRNSRPEDYPVTLEELEEITNLKFFASWARELPHEPLASTATVFPTESRLMKVLERKRSEELAMAKAEAVDTKADSIDELIEILKSEAEGIQAQRGTLIEEDLTRLRTIQHTISWLIRARDISPEEDERQGATLITYKITSDIGGKLEQGARTACNFWNRFVEPKQSIVIRLGIFTQNSNTIARAYKPYENNGIRYGRVEFNTKFLANYADDAIAGTIIHEIGHSLGIGFNKWSELFDRETGLFKSKAIRKLGTLEYMEVEREGGPGTAFSHWDELKFDKELMTGYKDHGEHVLPVTIDLMKILGHTVIERITEKTLLSDLLQDAASVMFSRQDEAKLLNLDYFEDTELLETIPHGR from the coding sequence ATGGACTATACCAGTATTCATCCATCAAGCATCAATCTAGCGCATCTCATTGATCTGCATTTATGGCGAGGTGCGCCTCAAAATCTCGACGAAACTCGTCCGATCGAGATCCTGGTGAACCATGGTTACGTTGTTGGATTCAGCTCGGACCGGCTGCAGCCAGCATGGTCGGCATACCGGGTAGCGCATGCGGATGAAGATGTCGACTACGATCGTCCCTTGTCTTATTACGACGACATGCGTCTTTCCGAGGAATACCGTATCGGACGGAAAACTTTTGGCAGGATCGGCGGCATTCAGCTGAATGTAGGGCACATGACTCCCAACGAAGTAATCAACAGGCAGTTTGGCCGTCTGGCGCAGCTGGAAACTTTTCTCATGTCAAATATGAGCCCGCAATATGCATCACTGAATAGTGGCGTATGGCTCAAACTTGAGACCGCGATACGCGAGATCAAAGATGAACAAGGCAAGGATCATTTGTGGGCAATCATGGGACCAGTCTTCGGCGACAATCCTCCTTTGATCAATCGTGGCCAGGGAAAACACCTGCCGGTCCCTGAACATTACTTCTGTCTGGTCGTCGATCCACAAATCTACCCGTATGACACTCTATCAAAAGTAGCCATCGACTGTTTCTTGATTCCTCAAACCGCTCCGCGCAATTCGAGGCCAGAAGATTATCCTGTAACACTGGAAGAATTAGAAGAAATTACGAATTTGAAGTTCTTCGCGTCGTGGGCGCGTGAACTCCCACACGAGCCTCTGGCGTCAACCGCAACAGTATTTCCTACCGAAAGCCGACTCATGAAGGTGCTCGAGAGGAAACGTTCAGAAGAACTGGCAATGGCAAAAGCGGAAGCCGTCGATACCAAAGCCGATTCTATAGATGAACTCATCGAAATACTTAAATCGGAAGCGGAAGGAATCCAGGCACAGAGGGGCACGCTAATCGAAGAGGATTTGACGCGTCTTCGTACAATCCAGCATACCATTTCCTGGTTGATTCGCGCTCGTGACATCTCTCCTGAGGAAGACGAACGCCAAGGCGCTACGTTGATCACATACAAGATCACATCAGACATAGGAGGTAAGCTCGAGCAGGGAGCGCGGACTGCATGCAACTTCTGGAATCGTTTTGTGGAACCGAAACAATCGATTGTGATTCGCCTTGGGATTTTCACTCAAAACAGTAACACCATCGCCAGGGCCTACAAACCCTATGAGAACAATGGAATTCGCTACGGCCGCGTTGAATTCAACACGAAATTTCTCGCGAACTATGCTGACGACGCGATCGCAGGAACGATCATTCACGAGATCGGCCATTCACTCGGCATCGGATTTAATAAGTGGTCAGAGTTATTTGATCGGGAGACAGGTCTGTTCAAGTCAAAGGCAATCCGCAAATTAGGCACGCTCGAATACATGGAAGTTGAGCGGGAAGGCGGGCCGGGCACTGCCTTCTCACACTGGGATGAACTTAAGTTCGACAAAGAACTCATGACCGGATATAAGGATCATGGCGAACATGTGCTCCCTGTCACAATCGACCTCATGAAAATCCTCGGACACACAGTGATCGAACGAATCACGGAGAAAACGCTGCTTTCAGATCTACTGCAAGATGCAGCAAGTGTGATGTTCTCCAGGCAGGATGAGGCCAAGCTCTTGAATCTCGACTACTTCGAAGACACAGAACTCCTTGAAACGATCCCTCACGGACGATAG
- a CDS encoding GIY-YIG nuclease family protein, translated as MIFRLSHKLNQKIKTGTLTTHSLNQNPFTDWSCRLFTADRRQYILLSNTKSLYSCLMIGKGITNERQFAEGALKCIRNFTADDAHQQTFDQFIAPEMESIQFARNLNHSVTSSMNLLVECAQFLLMERQLAPHEAGFELNNELLSAIVEKKSDGYCTPNSAFQRMVNLPIDLNVVTLAEAELEKDQPEKKSTIWFVYILRCADHSLYTGITTDLTRRCQQHNAGTGARYTRSRLPVSIEYHETQASRSLALKRELKIKAMSRVEKEALINSNNR; from the coding sequence ATGATTTTTCGCCTTTCCCATAAACTCAACCAGAAAATTAAGACAGGGACTCTGACTACACATTCCTTAAACCAGAACCCGTTTACCGACTGGTCCTGTCGCCTGTTTACTGCTGATCGCCGTCAGTATATTTTGCTGAGCAACACAAAGTCCCTTTATTCCTGCCTGATGATCGGCAAAGGAATCACGAACGAAAGGCAATTCGCGGAAGGTGCCTTGAAGTGTATTCGGAATTTCACAGCCGATGATGCCCATCAACAAACGTTCGATCAATTCATTGCTCCCGAAATGGAATCCATTCAGTTTGCCAGAAACTTGAATCATTCCGTCACAAGTTCGATGAATCTACTGGTCGAATGCGCGCAATTTCTATTGATGGAACGTCAGCTTGCTCCCCATGAGGCTGGTTTTGAGCTGAATAATGAGTTGTTATCCGCCATTGTCGAAAAGAAATCGGATGGTTACTGCACCCCCAACTCAGCATTTCAGAGGATGGTGAATTTGCCAATCGATTTGAACGTTGTGACATTGGCAGAAGCCGAATTAGAAAAAGATCAACCGGAGAAGAAATCTACAATCTGGTTTGTGTACATTCTCCGGTGTGCCGATCACTCCTTATATACGGGCATCACGACAGACTTGACCCGCAGATGTCAGCAGCACAACGCGGGTACAGGTGCCCGCTATACCCGCAGTCGTCTTCCCGTCAGCATTGAGTACCACGAAACACAAGCCAGCCGCAGCCTGGCATTGAAACGCGAGTTAAAAATCAAAGCCATGTCACGAGTAGAAAAAGAAGCACTCATCAATTCTAACAACCGCTAA
- a CDS encoding ECF-type sigma factor codes for MTISSKDDSNSWNQSIYDQLHELAERALSRESPGHSLQPTLLVNDAYLRLQEQQNLNPDERSLMLAAGATIIRRLLVDYARQRKRLKRGGKEGRGIPLHISVADDAKGLDILELNDALKTLAKEFPRAARIVELKFFGGLTGEEIAEQLDVSLRTVNNDWKYAKAWLYRALGPDTESDQTND; via the coding sequence ATGACCATATCTTCTAAAGATGACTCAAACAGTTGGAATCAATCGATTTACGATCAACTGCATGAGCTTGCTGAGAGGGCCCTGAGTCGGGAAAGCCCTGGACATTCCCTTCAGCCGACACTCTTGGTCAATGATGCTTACCTTCGCCTCCAGGAACAACAAAATCTCAATCCCGACGAACGCTCATTAATGCTGGCTGCAGGAGCAACGATCATTCGGCGACTGCTGGTCGACTACGCACGCCAGCGAAAGCGACTAAAACGCGGTGGAAAAGAGGGCCGCGGAATTCCGTTGCACATTTCTGTGGCGGATGACGCCAAAGGGTTAGACATCCTTGAACTGAACGATGCTCTGAAAACACTCGCCAAAGAGTTTCCCAGGGCGGCAAGGATTGTAGAACTCAAATTTTTTGGCGGTTTGACCGGCGAGGAAATCGCGGAACAACTGGACGTCTCCTTACGAACAGTCAATAATGACTGGAAGTATGCCAAGGCCTGGTTGTATCGCGCGCTCGGTCCGGACACAGAAAGTGACCAGACAAATGACTGA
- a CDS encoding vWA domain-containing protein yields the protein MVAELAALVVLVIAIGAEQLHSRRVRRIAPLVFGPDAQPAHWARFAPTLCVLTLTALSWGLVTLMLLPPKIHVAETIEDDEMKHLLVVLDVSPSMRLEDAGTEKDQSRMKRAAVLMNSFFQRANMNRYRTSVVAVYNAAKRVVEETKDLEVIRNIFNDLPMHHAFVSGETDLFSGLKEAREISKQWNPRSTTLLLISDGDTVPGVGMPKMPVSIANTVVIGVGDSLKGSFINGHHSRQDVSTLRQMAIRLNGTYHNGNEKHLSTDLIDQLAVGGEENPFEKLTRREYALAICGLSALIYALLPWLLHRWGTRWKPGVLTSRNNREKSHRKSDHSRNTKQLHPSAS from the coding sequence TTGGTAGCAGAACTGGCGGCACTTGTTGTGTTGGTGATTGCCATTGGAGCAGAACAGCTCCATTCCCGGCGTGTCAGGCGGATTGCGCCGCTGGTGTTCGGACCGGATGCGCAGCCCGCTCACTGGGCCCGATTTGCTCCCACTCTATGCGTGCTGACGCTGACAGCACTCTCTTGGGGACTGGTGACCTTAATGCTGTTGCCCCCGAAAATTCATGTGGCGGAAACAATCGAGGATGATGAAATGAAGCATCTACTGGTTGTGCTTGATGTCTCTCCCAGTATGCGGCTCGAAGATGCCGGCACGGAGAAAGATCAATCTCGCATGAAGCGGGCGGCGGTGCTCATGAATTCGTTTTTCCAGCGGGCCAATATGAATCGCTATCGTACCAGTGTGGTCGCCGTCTATAACGCGGCGAAACGGGTGGTCGAAGAAACAAAAGATCTGGAAGTCATTCGCAATATTTTTAATGACCTGCCGATGCATCATGCGTTTGTATCCGGCGAGACCGACCTGTTTTCTGGCTTGAAAGAAGCACGCGAAATATCAAAACAATGGAATCCCCGCAGCACCACACTCTTATTAATCAGTGATGGGGATACCGTTCCCGGCGTGGGCATGCCTAAAATGCCGGTCTCGATTGCAAATACGGTGGTAATTGGTGTCGGCGATTCACTCAAGGGATCGTTCATTAACGGCCATCATTCACGGCAGGATGTCTCGACATTGCGGCAGATGGCGATCCGCTTAAACGGGACTTATCACAACGGAAATGAAAAACATCTCAGTACCGATTTGATTGACCAACTGGCGGTCGGCGGTGAAGAGAATCCGTTCGAAAAACTGACACGTCGCGAATATGCTCTGGCGATCTGCGGCTTGTCTGCTTTGATTTATGCACTCTTACCCTGGTTGCTCCATCGTTGGGGAACCAGATGGAAGCCAGGTGTCTTAACGAGTCGAAACAACAGGGAAAAGTCCCACCGGAAATCGGACCATTCTCGGAATACAAAACAACTACACCCGTCGGCCTCATGA
- a CDS encoding DUF58 domain-containing protein, protein MEGLLEQIDPLNARQFYIAVKRLADSLSYGTDRSPFLGSGLEFFQSRPYQEGDPIKSIDWRVTARTGKLYIKEYETPKRLPCYLLIDTSASMMISSTAKSKYALALHIAGGLAFACLERVSPVGVLGVGETDFRIHPSLSKDQVMQWLVRLRRFRYDEQTTLGQRVAEFSPSLKNRALIIVLSDLHDPRAVPALKQLSQVHDTVVIQFRDPAEVHLKGAGLMRAQEAETGADFVTHGRQNWLDQEQIDFQLKRSGIDHLLIETDEPFVPQLRQFFSARDILSRGSR, encoded by the coding sequence ATGGAAGGCTTGCTGGAACAGATTGATCCGCTGAATGCCCGGCAGTTTTATATTGCGGTGAAGCGTCTGGCCGACAGCTTGAGTTATGGAACCGACCGGTCTCCTTTTCTCGGCTCCGGGCTCGAATTCTTTCAGTCGCGGCCTTACCAGGAAGGAGATCCGATCAAGAGCATTGACTGGCGCGTGACCGCCCGCACGGGGAAGTTGTATATCAAAGAGTACGAAACTCCCAAGCGGTTGCCCTGTTATCTGCTGATCGATACGTCTGCCTCGATGATGATCAGTTCCACTGCGAAAAGTAAATACGCGCTGGCTCTGCATATCGCGGGAGGACTTGCATTTGCATGTCTGGAGCGAGTCAGTCCGGTCGGCGTCTTGGGAGTCGGCGAAACCGATTTTCGGATTCATCCCAGCCTGTCGAAAGATCAGGTGATGCAGTGGCTGGTGCGTTTAAGACGCTTTCGTTACGACGAACAGACGACGTTGGGGCAACGTGTTGCTGAATTCAGCCCGAGTCTGAAAAATCGGGCATTGATCATTGTTCTCTCTGATCTACATGACCCGCGCGCCGTGCCGGCTCTCAAACAGCTCTCGCAAGTTCATGACACGGTGGTGATTCAGTTTCGTGATCCCGCAGAAGTCCACTTGAAAGGCGCGGGGCTGATGCGGGCGCAGGAAGCAGAAACGGGCGCTGACTTTGTGACCCACGGCAGACAGAACTGGCTCGATCAGGAACAGATCGATTTTCAGTTAAAACGGAGCGGCATTGACCATTTGCTGATCGAGACGGATGAGCCGTTTGTGCCTCAGTTGCGTCAATTCTTTTCGGCACGCGATATTCTCTCACGAGGGAGCCGCTAA
- a CDS encoding vWA domain-containing protein produces the protein MSFTHPWILLFLIFPILLLTWVWRREGGRVVMPFDHGTQSRGRGWGTAVNFAQSIPALLLAVVVLILAGPQQLSAPKSRRVLTNIELCVDVSGSMTASFGEGTRYDASMEAINKFLDYREGDAFGLTFFGNEVLHWVPLTTDVSAIKCAPPFMDPTSPGHPNWLGGTAIGKALRACREVLISREEGDRMIVLVSDGYSFDLSNGQDLEIAAKLKEDGIVVYAIHIASSEVPGSVVNITGLTGGEVFEPENPTALETVFQHIDKMQETRMERTAAESMDDFYPYSLTGLILLGSSTLSLFGLRYTPW, from the coding sequence ATGAGTTTCACCCACCCCTGGATACTTCTGTTTTTAATCTTTCCGATCTTGCTGCTGACCTGGGTCTGGCGGCGGGAAGGGGGGCGTGTTGTGATGCCGTTTGACCATGGCACTCAATCGCGCGGACGAGGCTGGGGTACCGCTGTCAATTTTGCGCAGTCAATACCGGCACTGCTGCTGGCGGTGGTGGTGCTGATTCTGGCGGGACCTCAGCAGTTGAGTGCACCGAAATCCAGGCGGGTGCTGACGAATATCGAACTCTGTGTCGATGTCTCCGGCAGTATGACGGCTTCATTCGGAGAAGGCACACGCTACGATGCATCGATGGAAGCGATCAATAAATTTCTCGATTATCGTGAAGGCGATGCCTTCGGCCTGACGTTTTTCGGCAACGAAGTACTGCATTGGGTGCCTCTGACGACCGATGTTTCCGCCATCAAATGCGCGCCTCCATTTATGGACCCTACCAGTCCCGGGCATCCGAACTGGCTGGGAGGTACGGCGATTGGAAAAGCCTTGCGCGCGTGTCGGGAAGTGCTGATCTCCCGAGAAGAAGGCGACCGGATGATTGTACTCGTTTCTGATGGCTACAGTTTTGATTTGAGTAACGGACAGGATCTGGAAATCGCAGCGAAGTTAAAAGAAGACGGGATCGTGGTTTATGCAATTCACATCGCCTCCAGCGAGGTTCCCGGCTCTGTCGTGAATATCACAGGGTTGACGGGAGGCGAAGTTTTTGAGCCGGAAAATCCAACGGCACTCGAAACCGTATTCCAACATATTGACAAAATGCAGGAAACGCGGATGGAACGGACGGCGGCGGAGTCGATGGATGATTTTTATCCCTATAGTCTGACAGGGTTGATTCTGCTGGGCAGCAGCACACTTTCATTATTCGGATTGAGGTACACGCCTTGGTAG
- a CDS encoding serine/threonine protein kinase translates to MTDPQTGTVQRVFLQALDVPAEEREAWLQKKCGSDKKLLAEVRSLLEHAEPSADLLEQDLDQVIADIPRLGDEDTPESETAPEDDPPVDCDHFLSRLSQVGVLSPDEFASVSDSVSSNELSADPRQLASQLVTEGKLTSYQASALLKGEPELLIDKYLILDLIDVGGMGMVFKAIHRNMNRIVALKMISQQMLASEEQTRRFKREVRVAATLEHPNIVRAYDADEARGVNFLVMEYVRGDNLSRIVRTSGPLSLSQAVDCIRQAAFGLQHAHERGIVHRDIKPGNLLLDDQGTVKLLDLGLAHIDDSIRHNSLDGDSTANDSGHPFVSRSELTAAGAILGTASFMAPEQSLDAHLVDSRSDIYSLGCTLYYLLTGETPYSGNTIFKVFVQHREAEIPDLQEKRPDVPDSVAAVYRKMVAKDPDNRFQSMRELIVTLDDCHIAPPDWQTKTPPPKAPSAPDNSEPTSVEPGKVQPRTQMTPRTRAGLIVVACLVTLVGVFALFWTGDSLPNQNQAKDTNASLKESVVSANVKLSDPSQASAADLLASGDWEWKIEKNLGPVINSRKFDLGGDMTADERTIVFSSVRDASPPGNRDLWIATRPSREANWSAPERLPAEINTDSKEESPQISADGLRLLFHRGAQTLLSTRASLDAPWQEAVPDPIPVGNKGAYKLTPDGLTAFHPSIVSSWKGLSDHDDTLFVWRRKSLDAPFEFLSEDVLPAVGLTRDVGTMSNDGRLFIMTQHLESDSEKPQSRLVMFTRSGWNQPWSKPRLLLPENIHGGGRERLLNDGRTLLFVSGRPGGQGASDLWMARLVKKPR, encoded by the coding sequence ATGACTGATCCCCAGACAGGAACAGTGCAACGGGTTTTCCTGCAGGCCCTGGATGTCCCGGCAGAGGAACGCGAGGCCTGGCTGCAAAAAAAGTGCGGCTCGGATAAGAAACTGTTGGCCGAAGTACGCTCACTGCTTGAGCATGCAGAACCCTCCGCGGACCTGCTGGAACAGGATCTGGATCAGGTGATTGCCGACATTCCACGACTGGGAGATGAGGACACTCCCGAAAGTGAAACAGCACCGGAAGACGATCCGCCGGTGGACTGTGATCACTTCCTTTCCCGGCTCTCGCAAGTCGGAGTCCTGTCGCCTGATGAATTCGCCTCTGTGAGTGATTCCGTATCGTCGAACGAACTATCAGCCGATCCCCGACAACTGGCCTCGCAACTCGTGACGGAAGGCAAGTTAACTTCCTATCAGGCCTCTGCTCTCCTCAAAGGCGAGCCAGAACTGCTGATCGACAAATATCTGATTCTGGACCTGATCGATGTTGGCGGCATGGGCATGGTTTTCAAAGCCATTCATCGCAACATGAATCGGATCGTGGCTTTAAAGATGATTTCACAGCAGATGCTGGCATCAGAAGAACAGACCAGACGTTTCAAACGGGAAGTCCGAGTCGCCGCCACACTGGAACATCCCAACATCGTTCGCGCCTACGATGCCGACGAAGCCCGCGGCGTCAATTTTCTCGTGATGGAATATGTCCGGGGAGACAACCTCAGTCGAATCGTGCGGACTTCAGGGCCACTCTCTCTCAGTCAGGCGGTTGACTGTATCAGGCAAGCCGCCTTCGGGCTGCAACATGCCCATGAGCGCGGAATTGTTCACCGGGATATCAAACCGGGCAATCTGCTCCTCGACGATCAGGGGACGGTCAAATTACTCGATCTGGGACTGGCACACATCGACGATTCGATTCGGCATAATTCTTTGGATGGTGACTCGACCGCAAATGACAGCGGCCACCCGTTTGTCAGCCGCTCGGAATTGACGGCCGCCGGAGCCATTCTGGGAACAGCTTCATTCATGGCACCGGAACAGTCACTCGATGCACATCTGGTCGATTCTCGATCAGATATCTACAGCCTGGGATGCACCCTTTACTATCTGCTCACAGGCGAAACACCCTATTCCGGAAATACCATCTTTAAAGTCTTCGTGCAGCACCGCGAAGCAGAGATCCCTGACCTGCAGGAAAAACGTCCCGACGTTCCGGATTCCGTCGCCGCGGTCTATCGCAAAATGGTCGCCAAAGATCCGGACAATCGCTTTCAGTCCATGCGGGAATTGATCGTGACACTCGATGACTGTCACATTGCACCTCCCGACTGGCAGACTAAAACTCCCCCACCCAAAGCACCGTCTGCACCTGACAATTCTGAGCCGACGAGCGTCGAACCTGGAAAGGTCCAGCCACGCACTCAGATGACACCGCGCACCAGGGCAGGTCTGATTGTGGTAGCCTGTCTTGTGACTTTGGTCGGTGTATTCGCACTCTTCTGGACTGGTGATTCACTACCAAATCAAAACCAGGCAAAGGACACGAATGCATCGTTGAAGGAATCCGTGGTTTCTGCCAATGTCAAACTTTCCGACCCCTCGCAGGCATCGGCTGCCGACCTGCTCGCTTCGGGCGACTGGGAATGGAAAATCGAAAAGAACCTGGGGCCCGTCATTAATTCACGGAAATTTGATCTGGGTGGAGACATGACTGCCGACGAACGGACTATTGTTTTCTCTTCCGTTCGTGACGCATCTCCCCCCGGCAATCGTGATTTATGGATTGCGACCCGTCCCTCGCGGGAAGCAAACTGGTCTGCCCCGGAACGCTTACCGGCAGAGATTAATACCGACTCCAAGGAAGAGAGCCCACAGATTTCCGCGGATGGCCTCAGACTGTTATTCCATCGTGGAGCACAAACTCTTCTCTCAACGCGAGCGAGTCTGGATGCACCCTGGCAGGAAGCAGTTCCCGATCCGATCCCCGTGGGAAACAAAGGCGCTTACAAATTAACACCGGACGGTTTGACAGCCTTCCACCCCTCCATTGTCTCGTCCTGGAAAGGCCTCTCAGATCATGACGACACCCTCTTCGTCTGGCGCCGAAAATCGCTCGATGCTCCCTTTGAGTTTCTGAGTGAGGACGTTCTGCCCGCGGTCGGTCTGACAAGAGATGTGGGAACCATGAGTAATGACGGTCGCCTCTTCATCATGACTCAGCATCTTGAGTCTGATTCGGAAAAACCCCAATCCAGACTCGTGATGTTTACGCGATCGGGCTGGAATCAGCCCTGGTCAAAGCCGCGCCTGCTCTTGCCCGAAAATATTCATGGAGGGGGACGCGAACGGCTCCTCAACGATGGCAGAACCTTGCTCTTCGTATCAGGTCGACCGGGGGGACAGGGGGCAAGCGACCTGTGGATGGCCCGACTGGTGAAAAAACCACGATAA